A section of the Primulina eburnea isolate SZY01 chromosome 1, ASM2296580v1, whole genome shotgun sequence genome encodes:
- the LOC140833887 gene encoding F-box/WD-40 repeat-containing protein At5g21040-like, protein MAFECQKNTEILLKDTSTNCSDNPVVEKSGSDQLVDIKKYSDAVSKSNTRIETPFNEALLSHSGSFSDLPPALISEILNFLDPKELGIVACVSTSLYRLASDHQVWKDFYYERWGHLISALNLRPEYSDEKSWKELFVEREFRSKTYMGRYSIDTLYGHAEAVRTVFVLVSKKLLFTSGYDQVLRMWDMEEGLSIASSRPLGCTIRAIAADTRLLIAGGTDGFIHGWKVENGNPHLFDIRSPQNQNMEFRVWEHEGPITCLALDLVKMYSGSWDMTIRIWDRSSLKCVKVLMHNDWVWSLAPHDTTIGSTAGSSVYIWDTISGCQLTVISNTHVGNAYSLARSHTGNLLFTGGEDGSIHMFEIYRNVKCRTLKVATWIPHTGPVYSLAFEFPWLVSCSSDGKISLIDVRKLLKTGRNSFSGNTSKGYCVDLHNVEAPQRMLHGFRCNLFSVGIGSDRIVCGGEEGVIRIWNFSQALEIEQRVRSLKGLRLENRMRRRKLQTEIGGKGNKGEQCSIAAKNSDKSGWHSKRRVSGKLKA, encoded by the coding sequence ATGGCATTTGAATGCCAGAAGAATACAGAAATTTTGTTGAAAGACACATCTACAAATTGCTCGGATAATCCAGTTGTAGAAAAAAGTGGCTCAGATCAATTGGTCGATATTAAAAAGTACTCGGATGCTGTCTCAAAATCTAATACCAGAATTGAGACCCCTTTCAATGAAGCTTTGCTGTCTCATAGTGGTTCATTTTCAGATCTACCCCCGGCACtgatttctgaaattctgaattTTCTTGACCCCAAAGAACTTGGGATTGTGGCTTGTGTCAGCACATCTTTGTACAGACTCGCATCCGATCACCAAGTGTGGAAGGATTTTTACTACGAGAGGTGGGGACATCTGATATCTGCCCTCAATTTAAGACCAGAATATTCAGATGAGAAATCATGGAAGGAACTCTTTGTGGAGAGAGAGTTCCGGAGCAAGACCTATATGGGACGCTACAGCATTGACACGCTGTATGGGCATGCTGAAGCTGTTAGGACTGTTTTTGTGTTGGTTTCTAAAAAACTCCTCTTCACCTCAGGATATGATCAGGTACTAAGAATGTGGGACATGGAAGAAGGCCTTTCAATTGCATCTTCTCGTCCTCTTGGTTGCACTATACGTGCGATTGCAGCTGATACTAGGCTTTTGATTGCTGGTGGTACGGATGGGTTCATACATGGTTGGAAGGTGGAAAATGGGAACCCTCACTTGTTTGATATTAGGTCACCTCAGAATCAAAATATGGAATTTCGAGTTTGGGAACATGAGGGGCCAATAACTTGTCTTGCTTTGGATTTAGTTAAGATGTACAGTGGTTCTTGGGACATGACTATACGCATATGGGATCGCTCTTCCTTAAAATGCGTGAAGGTCTTGATGCATAATGACTGGGTCTGGAGCCTTGCTCCTCATGATACTACAATTGGGAGCACTGCAGGTTCAAGTGTTTACATTTGGGACACTATATCTGGGTGCCAACTTACTGTCATCAGTAACACTCATGTTGGTAATGCTTATTCTTTGGCACGAAGTCACACAGGGAATCTTTTGTTTACTGGAGGAGAAGACGGTTCTATACACATGTTTGAAATTTACAGAAATGTCAAGTGCCGTACCCTAAAGGTTGCGACGTGGATTCCTCACACGGGGCCTGTGTATTCTCTTGCATTTGAGTTTCCTTGGCTGGTCTCCTGCTCCAGTGATGGTAAGATTTCACTTATTGATGTGAGGAAGTTGTTGAAGACAGGTAGGAATTCCTTTTCTGGGAATACTTCCAAGGGTTACTGTGTGGACTTACATAATGTAGAAGCCCCACAGAGAATGCTGCACGGGTTTAGGTGCAATCTATTCTCAGTAGGCATCGGTTCGGATCGTATTGTTTGTGGTGGTGAAGAAGGTGTCATCAGGATATGGAACTTTTCACAAGCCCTGGAGATTGAGCAGAGGGTCCGGAGTTTGAAGGGTTTAAGGCTCGAAAACAGAATGAGACGTCGTAAGCTCCAAACTGAAATTGGTGGTAAAGGTAACAAAGGTGAGCAATGTTCGATTGCTGCAAAGAACAGTGATAAAAGTGGTTGGCATAGCAAGCGTAGAGTAAGCGGGAAGTTGAAAGCATAG